The following coding sequences are from one Paenibacillus sp. FSL R5-0912 window:
- a CDS encoding aspartate aminotransferase family protein, with protein MSELTQLGKDSLTGAPQERSVETKEQGAATAPAKLSAVFPSYARYDISLVKGKGSWVWDDQGNKYLDFMCGLAVTSLGHAPEKVGAKLKEQIDTLWHVSNLFHIPGQDRVAALLTANSCADQVFFCNSGAEANEAAIKLARRYHQKVKGADRYEVITFEQSFHGRTLATLTATGQAKVKEGFLPLPAGFKTVPLHDLEALKAAITEHTAAIMLEMVLAEGGVIEVQQDFLDAVVALCKEHGLLLIVDEVQTGMGRTGKLFAHQHYGIEPDIFTLAKGVASGFPAGVMLGKGYLREAFSPGSHATTFGGTPLAAAVMEATIETMLEDGLAQRAAEMGDYLTGLLREKLADTTFVKDIRGKGLLIGIECAEPVAEIVLAGQQRGLLFVQAGPNVVRLLPNLYVTREEIDQAVDILSELIHTYANRANGEADS; from the coding sequence ATGAGTGAGCTTACACAGTTGGGCAAGGATTCTTTGACGGGGGCGCCGCAGGAACGTTCTGTGGAAACGAAGGAACAGGGGGCCGCTACTGCTCCTGCCAAGCTGAGTGCGGTATTCCCGTCGTACGCCAGATATGATATTAGTCTAGTCAAGGGCAAGGGCAGCTGGGTGTGGGATGATCAGGGCAACAAATACCTGGATTTCATGTGCGGACTCGCTGTAACCAGCCTGGGCCATGCTCCGGAGAAGGTCGGCGCGAAGCTGAAGGAACAGATTGATACGCTGTGGCATGTCTCGAACCTATTTCACATTCCGGGCCAGGACAGGGTTGCTGCGCTGCTTACCGCTAACAGCTGTGCGGATCAGGTGTTCTTCTGTAACAGCGGAGCGGAAGCGAATGAAGCAGCGATTAAGCTGGCGCGCCGGTATCATCAGAAGGTGAAGGGTGCGGACCGCTACGAAGTAATTACATTCGAGCAGTCCTTCCACGGACGCACGCTGGCTACGTTAACAGCTACAGGTCAGGCGAAGGTAAAAGAAGGCTTCCTTCCGCTTCCGGCAGGCTTCAAGACTGTGCCTCTCCATGATCTGGAGGCGCTGAAGGCTGCAATCACGGAGCATACGGCAGCGATCATGCTGGAGATGGTGCTGGCCGAGGGCGGCGTTATTGAGGTGCAGCAGGATTTCCTGGATGCTGTAGTCGCGCTGTGCAAGGAGCATGGACTGCTGCTCATCGTGGACGAAGTGCAGACTGGCATGGGCCGTACAGGCAAGCTGTTCGCCCATCAGCATTATGGCATTGAGCCGGATATCTTCACCTTGGCCAAAGGCGTGGCCAGCGGTTTCCCTGCCGGTGTTATGCTGGGCAAGGGATATCTGCGTGAAGCATTCAGCCCGGGCAGTCATGCGACTACCTTCGGCGGCACACCGCTGGCCGCGGCGGTCATGGAAGCGACGATTGAGACGATGCTGGAAGACGGGCTGGCGCAGCGTGCTGCTGAGATGGGCGATTATCTGACCGGCTTGCTCAGAGAGAAGCTGGCGGACACAACCTTCGTGAAGGATATCCGCGGCAAAGGCCTGCTGATCGGAATTGAATGTGCAGAGCCTGTGGCCGAGATTGTGCTGGCGGGACAGCAGCGCGGATTGCTGTTCGTCCAAGCCGGACCAAATGTCGTTCGCCTGCTGCCTAATTTATACGTAACCCGCGAGGAGATCGACCAGGCGGTGGACATCCTTTCGGAACTAATTCATACTTATGCTAATAGAGCAAACGGGGAGGCAGATTCATGA
- the argB gene encoding acetylglutamate kinase has product MTLEPIEKQPGRGLFVMKCGGSTLAALPDSFFEDLRELQRSGVQPVIVHGGGPAISGNLEKLGIESSFVNGLRVTTEEVLDVVEMTLAGSINKAIVRRIQAIGGQALGLSGVDGNLIMARPVANSDVLGMVGEVTEVRAEIVTGILAMGYIPVIAPIGVDGGGQRYNINADTAAGAVASFVGSPTMIVVTDVPGIMRELDGEKVVLPSVTVAQIEALIADGEIYGGMIPKVRAAMDCIQGKVSEVVIVDGKEPNVLSRVLQGEELGTRIVR; this is encoded by the coding sequence ATGACGTTAGAACCTATAGAGAAGCAGCCGGGCAGAGGCCTGTTCGTGATGAAATGCGGCGGGAGTACGCTGGCTGCGCTGCCGGATTCGTTCTTTGAGGATTTGAGGGAGCTGCAGCGAAGCGGGGTTCAGCCTGTCATTGTTCACGGCGGCGGTCCGGCGATCTCGGGGAATCTGGAGAAGCTCGGCATTGAGAGCAGCTTCGTGAACGGCCTGCGGGTGACGACGGAAGAAGTGCTCGATGTGGTAGAGATGACGCTGGCCGGAAGCATTAATAAGGCGATTGTCCGCCGGATTCAAGCCATCGGCGGGCAGGCGCTCGGATTATCCGGCGTTGACGGCAACCTGATTATGGCGCGTCCGGTTGCGAACAGCGATGTATTGGGTATGGTGGGCGAAGTAACCGAGGTCAGAGCGGAGATTGTGACGGGTATCCTCGCGATGGGTTACATCCCGGTAATCGCACCTATCGGTGTAGATGGCGGGGGTCAACGTTACAACATTAATGCGGACACAGCTGCCGGAGCGGTGGCATCTTTTGTGGGATCGCCTACGATGATCGTGGTTACGGATGTACCGGGAATTATGCGTGAGCTGGACGGAGAGAAGGTTGTGCTTCCGTCCGTGACGGTGGCGCAGATTGAGGCGCTGATTGCGGATGGTGAAATCTACGGCGGAATGATTCCCAAAGTGCGTGCTGCGATGGACTGCATTCAGGGCAAGGTGTCCGAGGTTGTCATTGTCGACGGCAAAGAGCCGAATGTGCTCAGCCGGGTGCTGCAGGGTGAAGAGCTGGGGACGCGGATTGTCCGATAA
- the argJ gene encoding bifunctional ornithine acetyltransferase/N-acetylglutamate synthase, producing MSENRLYTVVEGGSITTPKGFTSGGLHCGLKKTERNDLGAILCEVPATAAAVFTTNVFQAAPLKVTRESLANGTLQAVIVNSGNANACTGDQGEADAYEMRAAAARYLGVNELDVAVASTGVIGELLKMDCVRSGIAGLPEKLDGGAAGAEEFSQAILTTDLVKKESCVKLTVGGTEVVIAGAAKGSGMIHPNMATMLGFMTTDAVIDAEDLLSLLRSATNSTFNMITVDGDTSTNDMLVTMASGLAGNEKLTRLHPDWEAFAAAFTHVCRSLAMAIARDGEGATKLIEVQVNGAVHDEGAAAIAKTVVGSSLVKSAIFGADANWGRIIAAVGRAGVPVSPEQVDIKLGDIEVLRQSRPVAFDEEQALYYLQKSDTVLITVTLSDGSGSATAWGCDLTYDYVRINAAYRT from the coding sequence ATGAGCGAGAACAGACTATATACCGTCGTGGAAGGCGGAAGTATTACTACACCTAAGGGCTTCACTTCAGGAGGGCTGCATTGCGGTCTCAAAAAAACCGAACGTAACGACCTTGGAGCTATTCTCTGCGAGGTTCCGGCGACGGCTGCTGCGGTTTTTACCACGAATGTATTTCAGGCGGCTCCGCTGAAGGTAACACGGGAGAGTCTGGCGAACGGGACACTGCAGGCGGTAATCGTGAACAGCGGGAATGCCAATGCCTGCACAGGTGACCAGGGTGAAGCGGATGCGTATGAGATGCGCGCTGCGGCTGCCCGTTATTTGGGCGTGAACGAGCTGGATGTTGCGGTAGCCTCGACCGGGGTAATCGGGGAGCTGCTGAAGATGGACTGTGTGCGCAGTGGGATTGCCGGACTGCCGGAGAAGCTGGACGGCGGAGCTGCCGGTGCGGAGGAGTTCAGCCAGGCGATTCTGACAACGGACCTGGTCAAAAAAGAAAGCTGCGTAAAGCTGACGGTGGGCGGTACAGAGGTAGTTATTGCCGGAGCCGCTAAGGGTTCGGGCATGATTCACCCCAATATGGCGACGATGCTGGGCTTTATGACAACAGATGCTGTCATTGATGCCGAGGATCTGCTCAGCTTGCTGCGCAGTGCGACCAACTCTACTTTTAATATGATTACAGTGGATGGAGATACTAGCACGAATGATATGCTGGTCACTATGGCGAGCGGCCTGGCGGGAAATGAGAAGCTGACGCGTCTGCATCCGGATTGGGAGGCTTTTGCCGCAGCGTTCACGCATGTATGCCGAAGTCTGGCGATGGCGATTGCCCGTGACGGGGAAGGTGCCACGAAGCTGATCGAAGTGCAGGTGAATGGTGCAGTGCATGATGAAGGTGCTGCTGCTATTGCCAAAACTGTAGTCGGATCGAGTCTGGTGAAATCTGCGATCTTCGGTGCGGATGCCAACTGGGGACGGATTATCGCTGCTGTAGGCCGCGCGGGAGTTCCGGTATCTCCGGAGCAGGTAGATATTAAGCTGGGAGATATAGAGGTGCTGCGGCAGTCTCGTCCGGTGGCTTTTGACGAAGAGCAGGCTCTCTATTATCTGCAAAAGAGTGATACGGTGCTGATTACGGTAACCTTGTCAGACGGAAGCGGAAGTGCCACGGCCTGGGGCTGCGATCTCACTTATGATTATGTGCGTATTAATGCCGCGTACCGAACCTGA
- the argC gene encoding N-acetyl-gamma-glutamyl-phosphate reductase: protein MTVTGKLRAAIVGSTGYGGVELIRLLQSHPDIEITSVISSSSAGAPMEEGFPHLTGIVQRNLDGVDAAEIAGRADVVFTATPSGVSAKLVPQLLEAGLKVVDLSGDFRLKDGAEYEQWYKHPAPPEAYLQQAVYGLCEVYGERAAGVDFISNPGCYPTATLLGLVPALEAGWIKPDSIIIDAKSGVSGAGRGTSLMVHFAEINENFKAYKINKHQHIPEIEQVLTDIAGEKVTVTFTTHLVPMTRGIMSTMYAGLIGEHSEQELVDLYRRYYAGRPYVRVREPGVVPATKEVSGSNYCDIGFATDARTGRVTIVSVIDNIVKGAAGQAIQNLNLMMGWEETRGLGYTPVYP, encoded by the coding sequence ATGACAGTGACAGGCAAGCTGAGAGCGGCGATTGTCGGATCAACGGGATATGGGGGCGTAGAGCTGATCAGGCTGCTGCAGAGCCACCCTGATATAGAGATTACTTCAGTAATATCTTCTTCGAGCGCCGGTGCGCCGATGGAGGAAGGCTTCCCGCATCTGACGGGAATTGTGCAGCGCAATCTGGATGGTGTGGATGCGGCAGAGATTGCCGGCAGGGCGGATGTCGTATTCACAGCTACGCCTTCTGGAGTGAGCGCGAAGCTGGTGCCCCAGCTGCTCGAAGCCGGCCTCAAGGTCGTTGACCTGTCGGGCGATTTCCGGCTGAAGGACGGCGCGGAGTATGAGCAGTGGTATAAGCATCCCGCTCCGCCGGAAGCGTATCTGCAGCAGGCGGTGTACGGGTTATGCGAGGTATACGGTGAGCGTGCCGCCGGTGTGGACTTCATTTCTAATCCCGGCTGTTATCCCACAGCTACGCTGCTGGGACTGGTTCCGGCGCTTGAGGCAGGCTGGATCAAGCCGGACAGCATCATTATTGATGCGAAATCCGGGGTGTCCGGGGCAGGGCGGGGAACGAGCCTTATGGTTCATTTTGCCGAGATCAATGAGAACTTCAAAGCCTACAAAATCAACAAACATCAGCATATCCCGGAAATTGAGCAGGTGCTTACCGATATCGCAGGAGAAAAAGTAACGGTAACCTTCACTACGCATCTTGTGCCGATGACCCGGGGGATTATGAGCACGATGTATGCCGGACTGATTGGCGAACATAGTGAACAGGAACTAGTAGATTTATACCGTAGGTATTATGCAGGCAGACCGTATGTGCGCGTGCGCGAGCCCGGAGTGGTTCCGGCGACGAAGGAAGTCAGCGGATCGAACTATTGCGACATCGGCTTCGCGACAGACGCACGTACCGGACGGGTCACCATTGTGTCGGTCATCGACAATATCGTTAAAGGCGCTGCAGGACAGGCGATTCAGAACCTGAATTTGATGATGGGATGGGAGGAAACCCGCGGTCTTGGCTACACACCAGTGTATCCATAA
- a CDS encoding YitT family protein, producing the protein MQKINSRNKPPLIPLNGPLRHTVDIALILIGSLITGLAFNLFFLPNQIASGGVSGLSVLAEAWFGAEPAFTQWALNIPLFILGVLFLGKQYGIRSLLGSFVLPLFIFLTKDGPVPTTNPLLASIYGGIGVGLGLGLVFRGRGSTGGLTILAQIIQKLTGFSFSLSVVLLDGTVITLAAFVLGMEQAMYALIGLFVTGKVINALEVGFSTTKVAYIISDQTEDISQAILNDLDRGLTKLNAQGGYTGDNRTVLMAVVGQNEITRLKAIVRSVDPGAFVIITEAHEVLGEGFKREA; encoded by the coding sequence ATGCAAAAAATCAATTCACGCAACAAACCTCCGCTCATTCCGCTAAACGGGCCGCTGCGTCATACCGTGGATATTGCGCTCATTCTGATCGGCTCGCTGATTACGGGGCTGGCATTCAACCTGTTCTTTCTCCCGAACCAGATTGCTTCCGGAGGGGTATCGGGGTTGTCGGTGCTTGCCGAGGCCTGGTTTGGGGCGGAGCCGGCTTTTACCCAGTGGGCGCTTAATATTCCGCTCTTTATTCTCGGGGTACTATTCCTCGGTAAACAGTACGGTATCCGCTCGCTGCTGGGGAGTTTTGTGCTGCCGCTGTTTATCTTCCTGACCAAGGATGGTCCGGTGCCGACTACAAATCCGCTCCTGGCCTCTATTTATGGAGGGATCGGTGTGGGGCTGGGCCTCGGTCTGGTCTTTCGCGGACGCGGATCAACAGGCGGACTGACCATACTCGCGCAGATTATTCAAAAGCTTACCGGCTTCAGCTTCTCGCTGTCCGTCGTGCTGCTGGATGGTACGGTGATTACGCTGGCTGCTTTTGTGCTGGGCATGGAGCAGGCAATGTATGCACTAATCGGACTGTTCGTGACGGGCAAGGTAATCAATGCGCTGGAGGTTGGCTTCAGCACCACGAAGGTGGCGTATATTATCTCCGATCAGACAGAGGATATCTCGCAGGCGATTCTGAATGATCTGGACCGCGGGCTGACCAAGCTGAATGCGCAAGGCGGATACACCGGAGACAATCGTACTGTCCTGATGGCCGTAGTAGGCCAGAATGAAATTACGAGGCTCAAGGCGATCGTCCGCTCGGTGGACCCGGGTGCGTTTGTAATTATTACGGAGGCCCATGAAGTGCTGGGCGAAGGTTTCAAAAGAGAAGCGTAG
- the prfB gene encoding peptide chain release factor 2 (programmed frameshift) — MIDPNVKQDLREIGKKLTNLRGSLDLDLKLEMIANFEEKMAAPGFWDEPEKAQSVIGEMNAVKSVVDQYDKLQQDYDDAAMMAELADEEGDDALASEIAGTIRSVSSRVDEFELQLLLNQPYDKLNAILELHPGAGGTESQDWGQMLLRMYTRWAEKRGFKVDVLDYLPGDEAGIKSVTLLIKGYNVYGYLKAEKGVHRLVRISPFDSSGRRHTSFVSCDVVPEIADDVEVDIRTEDLKIDTYRASGAGGQHINTTDSAVRITHLPTGVVVTCQNERSQIKNREQAMKMLRSKLYERKIQEQQAHLDEIRGEQSEIAWGSQIRSYVFHPYSMVKDHRTSVETGNVGAVMDGDLDGFIDGYLRSQIKTETE, encoded by the exons GTGATCGATCCTAATGTGAAGCAGGACCTGCGTGAAATAGGCAAGAAACTAACCAATCTTAGGGGGTCACTT GACTTAGACCTTAAGCTGGAGATGATAGCGAACTTTGAAGAGAAGATGGCAGCGCCCGGGTTCTGGGATGAGCCGGAGAAGGCGCAAAGCGTTATTGGCGAGATGAACGCCGTGAAGTCGGTGGTCGATCAATACGATAAGCTGCAGCAGGATTATGACGATGCGGCGATGATGGCGGAGCTGGCGGATGAAGAAGGCGATGACGCGCTTGCGTCTGAGATTGCCGGAACGATTCGCAGTGTAAGCAGCAGAGTAGATGAGTTCGAGCTGCAGCTGCTGCTCAATCAGCCGTACGATAAGCTGAACGCGATCCTTGAGCTGCATCCAGGAGCAGGCGGAACAGAATCCCAGGACTGGGGCCAAATGCTGCTGCGCATGTATACACGATGGGCGGAGAAGCGGGGCTTCAAGGTAGACGTGCTTGATTATTTGCCGGGCGATGAGGCGGGCATCAAGAGTGTAACGCTGCTGATTAAGGGCTACAATGTATATGGATACCTGAAGGCGGAGAAGGGTGTACATCGTCTGGTGCGCATTTCGCCTTTTGACTCTTCGGGCAGACGGCATACCTCCTTCGTATCCTGCGATGTGGTACCGGAGATTGCGGATGATGTGGAAGTAGATATCCGTACAGAGGATCTGAAGATCGATACGTACCGGGCCAGCGGCGCGGGTGGTCAGCATATCAATACTACGGACTCGGCGGTGCGGATTACCCACTTGCCAACCGGAGTCGTGGTAACGTGCCAGAATGAACGTTCACAGATCAAGAACCGGGAACAAGCAATGAAGATGCTGCGTTCCAAGCTCTATGAGCGCAAAATCCAGGAGCAGCAGGCGCATCTCGATGAGATCCGCGGCGAACAATCGGAGATTGCCTGGGGCAGCCAGATTCGTTCCTATGTGTTCCACCCCTACAGCATGGTGAAGGATCACCGTACTTCTGTAGAAACCGGCAACGTCGGAGCGGTGATGGACGGCGACCTGGATGGCTTCATTGACGGCTATCTGCGCAGTCAGATCAAGACGGAAACTGAATAA
- the secA gene encoding preprotein translocase subunit SecA: MLGLVKKIFGDVNERDVKRLMKTVEVINGLEPDFVSLTDEELQAKTVEFRARLEKGETLEEILPEAFATVREASKRTLGMRHFDVQLVGGMALHEGRISEMKTGEGKTLVGTLPVYLNALLGKGVHVVTVNDYLAQRDSAQMGQIYNFLGMTVGVNLNGMDHNDKQAAYACDITYGTNNEFGFDYLRDNMVLYKEQMVQRPLYFCIIDEVDSILIDEARTPLIISGQAEKSTELYYAADRFVKKLTAEEDYTVDIKVKSVALTEKGVAVAERAFGIENLYDHSHVTLNHHIVQALKANAIMRRDVDYVVNEDEVMIVDEFTGRLMQGRRYSDGLHQAIEAKEEIEVQNESMTLATITFQNYFRMYRKLGGMTGTAKTEEEEFKKIYGLEVLQVPTNKPNQRVDMPDVVYKSENGKFNAVVAEIVERHKKNQPVLVGTVSIENSERVSEMLKRKGVRHQVLNAKHHAAEAEIISYAGQPGTVTIATNMAGRGTDIVLGEGVTDLGGLHIIGTERHESRRIDNQLRGRAGRQGDPGSTQFYLSLGDELMKRFGADNVLNMMDRLGFEEDQPIESRMITKAVESAQKRVEGNNFDIRKVVLQYDDVMNQQREIIYKQRREILESDNIKDVVVEMIKPVVDRIVNAHCSDDIPENWELQEVADYVNSKLLEEDSLTRDDLWGKEVEEIIEFIFARVLEKYAAREERLGAELVREFEKVIVLRSVDSKWMDHIDAMDQLRQGIHLRAYGGTDPLREYQFEGFEMFNAMTANIQEEVATYIMKAHIEANQERQSVVEEDKISTNAEPAEKRPVHVESTVGRNDPCPCGSGKKYKNCHGQA, encoded by the coding sequence ATGCTAGGACTTGTAAAAAAAATATTTGGCGACGTTAATGAACGTGATGTCAAACGTCTCATGAAGACGGTCGAAGTAATCAATGGTTTGGAGCCGGATTTCGTATCGCTTACGGATGAAGAGCTGCAGGCTAAGACGGTAGAGTTCCGTGCCCGTCTTGAGAAGGGTGAAACCTTGGAAGAGATTCTTCCCGAGGCATTTGCAACCGTACGCGAAGCTTCCAAACGGACGCTGGGCATGCGGCATTTTGACGTTCAGTTAGTTGGGGGTATGGCGCTGCATGAAGGCCGGATCTCCGAAATGAAGACCGGGGAAGGCAAGACGCTGGTAGGTACACTGCCGGTATATCTGAATGCACTCTTGGGCAAAGGCGTGCATGTCGTAACCGTAAATGATTATCTGGCTCAGCGCGACAGCGCACAAATGGGGCAAATCTATAACTTTCTGGGCATGACGGTTGGGGTCAACCTCAACGGCATGGACCATAATGATAAACAAGCAGCGTATGCCTGCGATATTACGTATGGCACGAATAATGAGTTTGGTTTTGACTATCTGCGTGACAACATGGTGCTCTATAAGGAACAGATGGTACAGCGTCCGCTGTATTTCTGTATTATTGACGAAGTCGATTCCATCCTCATCGATGAAGCCCGTACGCCTCTGATCATTTCCGGACAAGCTGAGAAATCGACAGAGCTGTATTATGCAGCAGACCGTTTCGTGAAGAAGCTGACTGCCGAAGAAGACTACACTGTTGATATTAAGGTGAAGTCTGTTGCTTTAACCGAGAAGGGCGTTGCTGTAGCTGAACGTGCCTTTGGCATAGAGAATCTATATGATCACAGTCACGTTACGCTGAACCATCATATCGTACAAGCGTTGAAGGCAAATGCAATTATGCGCCGGGATGTCGACTATGTGGTCAACGAAGACGAGGTTATGATCGTCGATGAGTTCACCGGACGTCTGATGCAGGGCCGCCGTTACAGCGATGGGCTGCACCAGGCTATCGAAGCTAAGGAAGAGATTGAGGTCCAGAATGAGAGCATGACGCTGGCTACAATCACCTTCCAGAACTACTTCCGTATGTACCGCAAGCTTGGTGGAATGACCGGTACTGCGAAGACAGAAGAAGAGGAATTCAAGAAAATCTACGGTCTGGAAGTCCTCCAGGTACCTACCAACAAACCGAATCAGCGTGTCGATATGCCGGACGTGGTCTACAAAAGCGAGAATGGCAAGTTCAACGCTGTAGTCGCTGAAATTGTGGAACGCCACAAAAAGAATCAGCCGGTGCTTGTAGGTACGGTATCGATTGAGAACTCCGAACGCGTATCTGAAATGCTGAAACGCAAAGGTGTCAGACACCAGGTGCTGAACGCGAAGCATCATGCTGCAGAAGCTGAAATCATCTCTTATGCCGGTCAGCCGGGAACCGTAACAATTGCTACGAATATGGCTGGACGCGGTACGGATATCGTATTGGGCGAAGGCGTGACCGATCTTGGCGGTCTGCATATTATTGGTACAGAACGTCATGAATCACGCCGTATCGATAACCAGCTGCGCGGACGTGCCGGACGTCAGGGTGACCCGGGTTCCACACAGTTCTACCTGTCGCTTGGGGATGAATTGATGAAACGTTTTGGCGCGGACAACGTGCTGAACATGATGGACCGTCTTGGATTCGAAGAGGATCAGCCGATTGAGAGCCGTATGATTACCAAAGCGGTTGAATCTGCCCAGAAACGGGTGGAAGGCAACAACTTCGATATCCGTAAAGTCGTATTGCAATATGATGACGTGATGAATCAGCAGCGTGAGATTATCTACAAGCAGCGCCGCGAAATTCTCGAGTCTGACAATATCAAAGACGTTGTGGTGGAAATGATCAAGCCGGTTGTTGACCGTATTGTTAATGCCCACTGCAGTGACGATATCCCGGAGAACTGGGAGCTGCAAGAGGTTGCGGATTATGTGAACAGCAAATTGCTGGAGGAAGACTCCCTGACCCGTGATGATCTATGGGGCAAGGAAGTAGAAGAAATCATCGAATTCATCTTCGCCCGTGTGCTTGAGAAATATGCTGCACGTGAAGAACGTCTCGGCGCTGAGCTGGTACGTGAATTCGAGAAGGTCATTGTACTTCGTTCCGTAGACAGCAAATGGATGGATCATATCGATGCTATGGATCAGCTTCGTCAAGGGATTCACCTCCGTGCTTACGGCGGTACCGATCCGCTTCGCGAATATCAGTTCGAAGGCTTCGAAATGTTCAATGCCATGACGGCGAACATTCAGGAAGAAGTGGCGACCTACATCATGAAGGCGCACATCGAGGCGAATCAGGAGCGTCAGTCGGTAGTGGAAGAAGATAAGATCTCCACGAACGCTGAGCCTGCTGAGAAACGTCCGGTGCATGTGGAATCTACAGTCGGCCGTAATGATCCATGCCCTTGCGGCAGCGGCAAGAAATATAAGAACTGTCACGGTCAGGCGTAA
- the hpf gene encoding ribosome hibernation-promoting factor, HPF/YfiA family, producing MQFSIRGQQIEVTDALRDYVDKKLSRLEKYFDAPPTSEGYVTLGVVRGLHTVEVTIPLAGVTLRAEDRSDDMYASIDAVVDKLERQIRKHKTKLNRKFRQEGSLKTLFVEGSGNAVAVEDQEQDYDDLEVVRNKRFTLKPMDVEEAILQMNMIGHTFFVFSNIDTSEVSVVYKRDDGKYGLIEQN from the coding sequence ATGCAATTCAGCATTCGAGGTCAACAAATTGAAGTGACCGACGCTTTGAGAGACTATGTTGATAAGAAGCTCAGCAGACTTGAGAAGTATTTCGATGCACCCCCTACCTCAGAAGGATATGTGACGCTTGGCGTCGTTCGCGGCCTTCATACGGTGGAAGTTACAATCCCGCTGGCAGGTGTGACGCTTCGTGCGGAAGACCGCAGCGATGATATGTATGCATCCATCGATGCCGTAGTGGACAAGCTGGAACGTCAGATCCGCAAGCACAAGACCAAACTTAATCGCAAATTCCGCCAGGAAGGCAGCTTGAAGACCTTGTTCGTAGAAGGTTCAGGCAATGCCGTAGCTGTTGAGGATCAGGAACAGGATTATGATGATCTTGAGGTTGTGCGGAATAAACGATTCACCTTGAAGCCTATGGATGTGGAAGAAGCGATTCTGCAAATGAACATGATTGGACATACTTTCTTCGTATTCTCCAACATCGACACTTCTGAAGTTAGCGTTGTTTACAAACGCGATGACGGCAAGTATGGTTTGATCGAACAGAACTAA